The segment GTAAAGCTCTGCGTGCAGTTTGTGAAGCCTTTGAAATTAATCAACAACAAACTCAAATAAATCCCAAACCAATACCTACTTCAGAACCTGCTGTAAGAGGAGTTGCATTAGATAACAATCAAGTTCAAGTAAGTGTGGTAAATATACCTGACAAACCTGGAACTGCGGCAACTATTTGTAGAACACTGAGTGAGAATGGAATCACTCTAGATACAATAGTACAATCAGAAAGAACGCAGAAAAATGGTGGTAGGACTATCAGCTTTACAATGAATAAAGATGATAGGAAAAAAATAGACAATGCTATATATCCCCTACTTAAAAGTTGGCAAGGTTCTGCACTTGAGGATGGTATGGCGATTGCTCGCATTAGCAGTGTTGGTGCAGGAATGCCAGAAACAATTGGTACCGCTGCTAGAATGTTTAGAGCATTAGCAGCAAATCAAATAAATATTGAAATGATAGCAACAAGTGAAATTAGAACTACATGTATTGTTTCTGAAAAAGATGGAACAAAAGCCCTAGAAGCTGTACATCAGTTTTTTAATTTACACCAAGATAAATAATTATCCAGGTCAACTAGAGCGAACCAATTTATTTCTCAATTTTTTTATTCGATCTCTTAATTTTGCTGCTAGTTCAAAGTCCAGATCTTTAGCTGCTAAATTCATCTTAACCTCTAATTTATGTATTACTTCAGGCAATGTATCCATAGCTATGCCCATATCCTCTGAATCTTGTAAATCCTTAATTGCTGTATTTGTTATATCTACAAGATCATTACTATTACCATCATTTTGTAATTTTCTAGAAAGTTCTAAAAAAGATAATATTGAATTTGTTGCCTTCTTACCAGCTGGCATAGGGGTTATACCATGCTTTTTATTAAAAGCATCTTGTATGTTCCTCCTACGATCAGTCTCATGAATTGCTTTAGACATTGAATCAGTTAAATTATCTGCATAAAGCAATGCGCAGCCATCAACATGTCTTGCCGCTCTTCCTATTGTTTGTATTAAAGATCTTTCTGCTCTAAGAAAACCTTCTTTATCAGCATCAAGAATTACCACAAGGGAAACTTCAGGAAGGTCCAAACCTTCTCTAAGTAAATTCACACCAACTAAAACATCATATTCACCTATTCTAAGATCTTGAATAATCTCAATTCTTTCTATAGAGTGAATTTCTGAATGAAGATAGCGGACTTTAACTTTATTTTCTTCAAGATAATCACTCAAATCTTCTGCCATCCTTTTCGTTAAAGTCGTTATCAAAACTCTTTGGTTTCTTTTAACCCTTACTCTAATTTCATCTAATAAGTCATCTATCTGACCTTTTGTTGGTCGAACTTCTACTAGAGGGTCTAGAACGCCTGTTGGCCTTATGACCTGTTCAACAATTGAACTTTCACTAATATCTAATTCCCAATTACCTGGTGTCGCACTGATAAAGATAGTTTGTTTTGCTTTTTGCCAAAACTCATCTGACTTTAAAGGCCTATTATCTGCAGCACTTGGCAATCTAAAGCCATGTTCTATGAGAACCTTTTTCCTTGATTGATCTCCGTTATACATAGCTTGTAATTGAGAGCAAGTAACATGGCTTTCATCTACCACAAGTAGCCAATCCTCTGGAAAATAATCAATTAAACATTCGGGAGGAGTTCCTTCATTTCTACCTGATAAATGTCGAGCATAATTCTCAACCCCATTACAATATCCCACTTCTCGGAGCATTTCTAAGTCATATTTTGTTCGCTGCTCAAGTCTTTGAGCTTCTAATAATTTACCTTCATTATTAAACAAATTTAATTGATGATTTAACTCACTCTTGATAGCTTCAATTGCTATTTTTAATCTAGTTTTAGGAGTAACAAAATGTTTTGCAGGATAAATATTTATGGCATTAAGAGATTCAATTATTTCGCCAGTTAAAGGGTCAACATATTTAATAGTTTCGATTTCATCGCCAAACAATTCTATTCTTACAAGTCTGTCATCATATGCAGGTCCTATTTCTAAAACATCGCCCTTAAGACGAAAATTACCACGGCCAATGTTCGTATCATTACGAGTATATTGATTATTAACTAAATCTCTTAATGATTGGCGTAAATCAATAGTACTTCCTCGCTCGAATTTAACAGACGCTTTTAAATATTCGCTAGGTATACCTAAGCCATAAATACAACTAATAGATGCAACAACAATTACATCTCTACGTTCAAATAAAGAGCGCGTTGCTGAATGCCTTAGCATGTCAATCTCTTCATTGATTGATGATGTTTTAGCTATATAAGTATCACTAACAGGTACATAAGCTTCTGGTTGATAGTAATCATAATAAGAAATAAAGTATTCGACTGCATTTTCAGGAAAGAATTCTCTTAATTCATTACATAATTGAGCCGCAAGAGTTTTATTATGAGCCAGCACTAAGGTAGGCCGACCAGTCTTTGCAATCACATTCGCAATAGTAAAAGTTTTGCCTGTACCAGTTGCGCCTAGCAAAGTTTGAAATTGCTTTCCTAAGTCTACCCCTTTCACGAGTTGAGCAATTGCTTTTGGTTGATCACCTTTAGGTGAATATGGAGAAAAAAGCTTATATTTATTCATCATTGATAACGACTAAAGATAAACCATAAAAAGCAACTATAAATATTTCTAATTAACTTTTACTAGTCATAGGATTACTAAAGATTGTATATCAAGCTGTCTGTGGAACAAAAAGAGGAGAATAATCTATTGATTCTCTCAGAGTTTTAATCATTGCGATCATCTCTATCTCGCTTGATAAACGATTAACAGCAGAACCGATGCCCACACCTGATGCGCCAGCTGCTATTGCCAAGGGAGCAGTGACTGCGGAAAGACCAGAAGCACACATAATCGGTATTTGGCAATCAGCTCTTGAGAAGGCTTGCGAGATTGTATGAACTGCTGCCAATGTTGGAGCTGCCTTCTCAATTAAACCTCTCACTCCTGGATTGTGAGGTGTTGAACTTTTACCGCCTTCAGTTTGAATCAAATCAGCTCCAGCTTCTACTAAATCCAATCCAAGTTGAGCTTGTTGATCTAAAGGTAAAAAGTGCGGAACAGTAACTGATAGAAAAACATCAGGTATCAAGCGCCTTGTCTCAGTTGTTAATGCAAGAACTTCCGCGGATTCAAAAAAACGTCCTTTGGCATAAAAAGAATCAAAATTACCTATTTCAATCAAAGAAGCGCCTGCCTCAACAGCAGAAGGGAATAATTGTGGGTCTACAGCACTCACACATACAGGTAATGAGGAAACTTGAAGGGCTGCCTTTACTAAGCCAGCATCACAAGCAATATCTATCAAATCCCCTCCCCCTAAAGCAGATGCTTTTGCAATGTTGACTACAGAGTCTTCATCAAAATTATCTAATCCTCCAATAATTTTTAAAAGCGAGCCTTTCTTTAAACTCTTTTGAAGAGAAAATGGCAATTTTTGTAAACGCGACATCAAATCAAGAACAGATATTCTGATTGTGCCATTCTTCATGAGAAAGAACTATGAAAATTAATCAGTTGTCCTCGTAATTCATATGACACAGCCTTCCAAGAGTGAAATGCCTTGGGGTCCATGGCATACAAGACTTCACAAAACTCTTATCAAAAAAAAGAATTTATTACCTGCTGGTTCTGGTCTTATCCTTTCTGTTTCTGGCGGGCAAGATTCTATGGCCTTACTGAAATTAATAATCGATCTAAAAAGGCTTTATCACTGGGAAATACATGTTTGGCATGGAGATCATGGATGGCATAAAGACTCATCTAAAATCGCTAGCGAATTAGGAGAATGGTGTAGAAGCAAGAAAATAAATTTTTATTCTGAAAGACTTAGCAGTACAAAGTTGCAAACTGAAGAAGCTGCTAGAAATTGGCGCTATCAAAGAATTGTTGATTATTTACAATCCCTAAAGCAAAAATATCAATCAATCTCTTTTCAATGTGTACTCACAGGACATACAAGTACTGACCGTACAGAGACTCTTCTACTCAATCTTGCAAGAGGTGCGTATATAGGAGGCTTAGGAAGCCTTAGATACTCTCGAACCTTAAAAGGTTCAATAAAACTAATTAGACCTTTATTACCCTTTAGCCGAGATGACACAGCAGAAATCTGTAAAGAAATGAATTTACCAATTTGGATTGACCCTTCAAATTCAAATATGAATTTTAGTCGCAACAGAATTCGCAAAGAAGTCCTGCCTGTATTAGAAAAACTTCATCCTGGAAGTACCATACGCATTGCTTCGCTTGCCGAAAGACTTTCTAATTTACAAGATGATAGAGAAGCCCTTACAAGTCTTGCTATAGAAGCGATTTCGAAACTTAATGGGTTATCCAGAAAAAAATTAATCGAACTTCCAACACAGACAAGAGAAACAATTTTTGCAAAATGGCTTGATATAAATGGAGTACCTCATGTAAAAGCTTCTCAACTAGCTGAAATTAGTCAAAGTATTAATAAGGGCATGCCTCCTGGGTCTAGAGATCTTGCACAAGGTTGGAAAATTGTATGGGATCAAGAGTGTGTACAAGTCTTTTGTACACAATGAATACATCAACTAATTAACAGCTGATCTACGTCTTCTAGTACGACCAGGTGTCATTTCTACGTTTATTGACTCGTCTGGCATTTCACCCTTGGGACTTGACGAATTATTTATTGGCTGAGGAGATCTAGAAGATGCTAAGTTTTTAGTTTCTTTAGATTGATTATTAGAAGGTAAGTTTCTATTTCTTTCATTAACTTTAGGACTAAATTCTTCATCACTTCTACCTTTGTAGACAGGTGTTCCAGAAGGGGCAGGCTGAACTAAGCACAAAATTAATGGCTCAACTTGAAATTCTCTTCGCATCCTTCTGGCTAAGCCAGATTCAACTTCTCTTTGAAAACCAATCCAATCTACTTCGACTGAATTACTACTCACTTGTCTTGAAAGTTGCTTCCAACGGTTTTCTAAAACCCAATTAATTTCTTTTTCAGTCCAGAAAGACATTTTCTTAGGTTCAGCTGAAGTTATTACTCCGCGCAAATTAACTCTAGGTGGAGCAACCATGGCACCATCAGTGCTGACAGCAACTAAAAGCGTAATCACTCCATCCTCAGCCAATTGTTGGCGTTCTTTTAAAACACGCGCATCAACAATCCCATTTCTAGAAGCATCTAAAAGCTCTATACCAGCCTTTACAGGCTGTCCTTTTTTAAGTGAATCTGGTGTGAGCTCTACAACATCTCCATTCTCAAGAATCAGAATATTATTTTCCGGAACTCCCATTGTCTGAGCACTTTTACTATGACAAACAAGCATTCTGTGTTCACCATGAACGGGGACGAAATATTTTGGCTTGGTTAAAGCAAGCATTAACTTTTGATCTTCTTGAAAACCATGACCCGAAACATGAATACCTTCTCCTTTTCCATAAACAACTTTTGCACCTAGTTTCATAAGGCGGTCAATTGTATTTACAACGGAAATGGTGTTACCGGGGATAGGGCTGGCTGAAAAAATTATTGTGTCACTTGTTTTTACTTGAACATGTTGATGATCTCCTCGCGATATACGACTTAAAGCAGCCAATGGTTCTCCCTGACTACCAGTCATTAATAGAAGTGTTTCTCTGTCAGGCATGTCACGAATTTGCTTAATTGGAACAAATAATTCATCTGGAGCCTTCATATATCCAATTTCTCTTGCTTTCGCAATTACGTTCAACATGGATCTACCCAGTAAACCAACCTTGCGGCCATGCTTTAAGGCAAGCTCCAAAATCATTGCAACACGATGAATTGAACTGGCAAATGTAGTAATAATTACTCGTCCTTGAGCATCTTCCAGATGACGCTCTAAGGCTGGGAAAACTGTTCGTTCTGAGGGACACCAACCTGGCACCTCAGCATTAGTCGAATCACTAAAAAGACATAAAACACCTTCCTCTCCATGATGAGCTAAACGTGCTAGATCAAAGTGCTCTCCATCTACTGGTGTGTGGTCAAACTTAAAGTCACCTGTAAAAATTATTGTGCCAACAGGAGTTTTTATTGCCAATGAAAAGCTATCAGCCATGGAATGTGTATTCCTAATAAACTCGACTGAAAAAGATTGGCCTACTTTGACAACATCTCTTGGACCGACCGTTTGAATTGTTGTTCGATCTGACACGCCTGCTTCTTCCATTTTTCCTTGCAACATTGACATCGCCAAACGAGGTCCATAAATAACTGGAATATTAAAATGCTTCAAATGATGAGAAATTCCGCCTATATGATCCTCGTGTCCATGAGTGACAATCATTCCCCTCATACGATGCTGGTTTTCTTTTAAATAACTTGTATCTGGCATTACAACATTGACTCCATGCATTCCATCACTTGGAAAAGCAAGGCCT is part of the Prochlorococcus marinus str. MIT 0919 genome and harbors:
- a CDS encoding ribonuclease J; this encodes MSTSFSHSSTSTNNSSRLPMNKQPMLRVIPLGGLHEIGKNTCVFEYGDDLMLVDAGLAFPSDGMHGVNVVMPDTSYLKENQHRMRGMIVTHGHEDHIGGISHHLKHFNIPVIYGPRLAMSMLQGKMEEAGVSDRTTIQTVGPRDVVKVGQSFSVEFIRNTHSMADSFSLAIKTPVGTIIFTGDFKFDHTPVDGEHFDLARLAHHGEEGVLCLFSDSTNAEVPGWCPSERTVFPALERHLEDAQGRVIITTFASSIHRVAMILELALKHGRKVGLLGRSMLNVIAKAREIGYMKAPDELFVPIKQIRDMPDRETLLLMTGSQGEPLAALSRISRGDHQHVQVKTSDTIIFSASPIPGNTISVVNTIDRLMKLGAKVVYGKGEGIHVSGHGFQEDQKLMLALTKPKYFVPVHGEHRMLVCHSKSAQTMGVPENNILILENGDVVELTPDSLKKGQPVKAGIELLDASRNGIVDARVLKERQQLAEDGVITLLVAVSTDGAMVAPPRVNLRGVITSAEPKKMSFWTEKEINWVLENRWKQLSRQVSSNSVEVDWIGFQREVESGLARRMRREFQVEPLILCLVQPAPSGTPVYKGRSDEEFSPKVNERNRNLPSNNQSKETKNLASSRSPQPINNSSSPKGEMPDESINVEMTPGRTRRRRSAVN
- the uvrB gene encoding excinuclease ABC subunit UvrB, which encodes MNKYKLFSPYSPKGDQPKAIAQLVKGVDLGKQFQTLLGATGTGKTFTIANVIAKTGRPTLVLAHNKTLAAQLCNELREFFPENAVEYFISYYDYYQPEAYVPVSDTYIAKTSSINEEIDMLRHSATRSLFERRDVIVVASISCIYGLGIPSEYLKASVKFERGSTIDLRQSLRDLVNNQYTRNDTNIGRGNFRLKGDVLEIGPAYDDRLVRIELFGDEIETIKYVDPLTGEIIESLNAINIYPAKHFVTPKTRLKIAIEAIKSELNHQLNLFNNEGKLLEAQRLEQRTKYDLEMLREVGYCNGVENYARHLSGRNEGTPPECLIDYFPEDWLLVVDESHVTCSQLQAMYNGDQSRKKVLIEHGFRLPSAADNRPLKSDEFWQKAKQTIFISATPGNWELDISESSIVEQVIRPTGVLDPLVEVRPTKGQIDDLLDEIRVRVKRNQRVLITTLTKRMAEDLSDYLEENKVKVRYLHSEIHSIERIEIIQDLRIGEYDVLVGVNLLREGLDLPEVSLVVILDADKEGFLRAERSLIQTIGRAARHVDGCALLYADNLTDSMSKAIHETDRRRNIQDAFNKKHGITPMPAGKKATNSILSFLELSRKLQNDGNSNDLVDITNTAIKDLQDSEDMGIAMDTLPEVIHKLEVKMNLAAKDLDFELAAKLRDRIKKLRNKLVRSS
- the tilS gene encoding tRNA lysidine(34) synthetase TilS, whose amino-acid sequence is MTQPSKSEMPWGPWHTRLHKTLIKKKNLLPAGSGLILSVSGGQDSMALLKLIIDLKRLYHWEIHVWHGDHGWHKDSSKIASELGEWCRSKKINFYSERLSSTKLQTEEAARNWRYQRIVDYLQSLKQKYQSISFQCVLTGHTSTDRTETLLLNLARGAYIGGLGSLRYSRTLKGSIKLIRPLLPFSRDDTAEICKEMNLPIWIDPSNSNMNFSRNRIRKEVLPVLEKLHPGSTIRIASLAERLSNLQDDREALTSLAIEAISKLNGLSRKKLIELPTQTRETIFAKWLDINGVPHVKASQLAEISQSINKGMPPGSRDLAQGWKIVWDQECVQVFCTQ
- a CDS encoding DUF561 domain-containing protein, which encodes MSRLQKLPFSLQKSLKKGSLLKIIGGLDNFDEDSVVNIAKASALGGGDLIDIACDAGLVKAALQVSSLPVCVSAVDPQLFPSAVEAGASLIEIGNFDSFYAKGRFFESAEVLALTTETRRLIPDVFLSVTVPHFLPLDQQAQLGLDLVEAGADLIQTEGGKSSTPHNPGVRGLIEKAAPTLAAVHTISQAFSRADCQIPIMCASGLSAVTAPLAIAAGASGVGIGSAVNRLSSEIEMIAMIKTLRESIDYSPLFVPQTA